The window GATGCACGACGAAGTCACCCGGCTCGAGGGGAAGGACGGTCTCCCCCGCGGTGGTCTTGCTCCCCAGGCGCCGCCCCGCACGCCGGCGACGACGCGGACCGAACAGGTCGAACTCGGCGAGGATCGCCAGACCGAGCTCGGGTGCGAGGAAGCCCTCACGCAGCGAGCTGGCGGTCACCTCGGCACGCGCGCCGCGCCCTTGGATGCCGACCGAGTCGACGGTCAGCGCGGGGACGCCCTCGCCCGTGAGCACCTCGCCGAGGCGCTGCGCTGGCCCGTGCCCGGACGTCGTGGCCACGACCCGGAGCCCTTCCGCCAGCAGCCCGCGGACGCGGTCGGAGGCTGCGCGCACGTCGCCGCGGAACGAGGGCACGGGTTCACCCGGCACCGGTTCACCCTCGAAAGGCGTCAGCTCGAGCACGCGCCCGGCGCGGTCGGTCACCTCGTCGAGGCTCGCGAAGCCGGCATCCTCGGGACGATGCCCAGCTGCGGCCTCCCAGCTGACGTCGAGCAGGACCTCGGCTTCGGCGACGACGCGGTCCGCGCGATCGCGGACGAGGAGCGGGTCGACGACGGCGATACCGGAGGTCTCGGGCAGGAAGTCCGGCAGGAGGGCGGGGCGGGGGTGGACGAGCGTGACGAGCGACTCGACGCCCTCGAACAGGATGCCGTCGGCGAGCTGGTGCAGCTGGTCGGCGATGGACGGGTAGCGGGCCGCCGCAGCGCGGGCGCGCGTGCGCAGCTCGTCGTTGAGCACGAGCTCGCGGGCCGGGTCGATGGTGACCGACTCGAGGGCGTCGACGGAGCGCTGGTCGGCGACCCCGAACGTCCGGATGGAGTCGACGTCGTCCCCCCAGAACTCGATGCGGACCGCGTGGTCGCCGGCCGAGGGGAACACGTCGACGAGCCCGCCCCGCACGGCGAACTCGCCGCGGGTCTCGACCTGCGGCGTGCGCGTGTAGCCCAGCTCCACCAGCTGCTCGACCAGCGCGTCGAAGCCGTCACGGTGGTGGCGGTCGAGCAGGAGCGGGGCGCGGTCGGCGAGCTGGGGGTCCATGGGCTGCAGTGCCGCGCGCACGGGCGCGACGACGGCGAGCAGCGGATGGTCGTACGCATCAGGGCGTACCAGACGGTCGAGGACAGCGAGCCGCCGACCGACCGTGGAGGGCTGGGGGCTGAGGCGCTCGTGCGGCAGCGTCTCCCACGCGGGGAACGCGGCGACGCGGTCGTGGCCGAGGAAGGCCGACAGGCCGTCAGTCAACGCCTCGGCGTCGGACGTGCGGGGCGTGACGACGAGCAGCGGGGCGTGCCGCTCGGCGAGCAGCGAGAGCACGAAGGGCCGGACCGCGGGCCCGGCGGCGAGGCGCGGCTCGTCGAGCACTGCCTCCAGCGCCTCGCGTCCGTGTGCGAGCAGGCCGGAGAGCGGGCCCACGGCGAGACCGGGGTCCGTAACGGCAGCGACGGTGGAGTTGGCTTCCAAGCGGTCGTGCTATCGCTTCGCTATTTGAGCACTGGCAGGTCGTGCTATCGCTTCGCTATTTGAGCACTGGCAGGTCGTGCTATCGCTTCGCTACTTGAGCACTGGCAGGTCGTGCTATCGCTTCGCTACTTGAGCACTGGCAGGTCGTGCTATCGCTTCGCTACTTGAGCACTCAGGGAACGCCCGAGCGTACGCGCCCCGTCCAGGGTCCGCTGTGCCGGAAACCACCGGATCCGGTGGTTTCTCTCGCGGCCATCGCCTCATCACGTGCCATCGCCAGCCCTGGCGGTCAGGAACCACCGGATCCGAGGGTTTCCCTCAACCCCCACGACCTCCCGCCCGCTCCGGCGTGGATCAGGAGGCGTGGTAGCGGTTCTGGGTCGGCTCGAGCCCGTCACGGACGAGGGAGAGGACCGCGTCGGCAGCGTGCTCGATGGTGACGTCGATCTCGGTGCGTTCGGCGGGATCGAAGCGACGGAGGACGTAGTCGGCCGGATCCATCCGCCCCGGGGGTCGACCTATGCCGATGCGGACGCGGAGGTACTGGCGTGTGCCGAGGGCCCGGTCGATGTCCTTCAGGCCGTTGTGGCCCCCGGGTCCGCCGCCGACCTTCAGTCGTAGCACGGCGGGTGCGAGGTCGAGGTCGTCGTGGATGACGATGAGGTGGTCGGGCGCCAGCTTGTACCAAGCCAGTGCCTGCTGGATCGGGCGCCCCGACCGGTTCATGTAGGCGTCGGGGAGCGCGAGCACCAGCCGGTGGTCGCCGTCAGTGACTTCCACCAGGTCGCAGTCGACGCGTCGGTTCCGGGTGAGCTCGCGGCGGTACCGTTCGGCGAGCAGTCGTACGGTGTCGGCGCCCACGTTGTGGCGGGTGCCGCCGTACTCCGCCTCGGGGTTCCCGAGGCCCGCGATGAGCCACCGGTCCCCGGGCACCGCGCCTCCTGACCCCTACTCGCCGCCCTCGTCGCCGGCGGGGACTTCGCCCGCGCCCTCGCCTTCGCCCTCGCCTTCGGCCTCCGCCTCGGCGGCCTCCTCGACCAGTGCCGCCTTCTCCTCCTCGGAGAGCTCGGCGATCTCCTCGGCGGTGAGCCCCTCGAGACCGACGACCTCTTCCTCCTCCTCCGGTTCCTCGAGGATGGTCGGCGCGTTGATCGTGACGATCGTGCGCTCCGGAT of the Actinomycetota bacterium genome contains:
- the pth gene encoding aminoacyl-tRNA hydrolase; the protein is MPGDRWLIAGLGNPEAEYGGTRHNVGADTVRLLAERYRRELTRNRRVDCDLVEVTDGDHRLVLALPDAYMNRSGRPIQQALAWYKLAPDHLIVIHDDLDLAPAVLRLKVGGGPGGHNGLKDIDRALGTRQYLRVRIGIGRPPGRMDPADYVLRRFDPAERTEIDVTIEHAADAVLSLVRDGLEPTQNRYHAS